The proteins below come from a single Brevundimonas sp. LM2 genomic window:
- a CDS encoding DUF2312 domain-containing protein has translation MADDASFDASPDVLNSAAQGRLRTIIERIERLEEDKAAVMEDMKEVFAEAKGEGYDVKILRKVIRIRKQDKAKRQEEDAILDLYLSALGEI, from the coding sequence ATGGCCGACGACGCCTCCTTCGACGCCTCGCCCGACGTTCTGAACTCGGCGGCCCAGGGCCGGCTGCGGACCATCATTGAGCGGATCGAGCGTCTGGAGGAGGACAAGGCCGCCGTGATGGAGGACATGAAGGAGGTCTTCGCCGAGGCCAAGGGCGAGGGCTACGACGTCAAGATCCTGCGCAAGGTCATCCGCATCCGCAAGCAGGACAAGGCCAAGCGCCAGGAAGAGGACGCGATCCTGGACCTGTATCTGTCGGCGCTCGGCGAGATCTGA
- a CDS encoding flagellar basal body protein encodes MGVADIPLLGQIKGRLTWLDERQRVVAANVANADTPGYVARDLKAPTDFAAALKGGGGLGMARTNAAHLPSSTPVARFTSSAEPDSETTLDGNSVVVEEQMLKMAESRMAYDAAIGLYTKSMSMLRLAAKVPGR; translated from the coding sequence ATGGGCGTCGCCGACATCCCGCTGCTGGGCCAGATCAAGGGCCGCCTGACCTGGCTGGACGAGCGCCAGCGCGTGGTCGCCGCCAACGTCGCCAATGCCGACACGCCCGGCTATGTCGCCCGCGACCTGAAGGCCCCCACGGATTTCGCCGCCGCGCTCAAGGGCGGTGGTGGACTGGGCATGGCCCGCACCAATGCCGCCCATCTGCCGAGCAGCACGCCGGTCGCGCGCTTCACCTCCTCGGCCGAGCCCGACTCCGAGACGACGCTCGACGGCAACTCCGTGGTGGTCGAGGAGCAGATGCTGAAGATGGCCGAGAGCCGCATGGCCTATGACGCCGCCATCGGGCTTTACACTAAATCGATGTCGATGCTGCGCCTGGCCGCCAAGGTCCCGGGCCGGTGA
- a CDS encoding TetR/AcrR family transcriptional regulator has protein sequence MESATQTRRKTGRPRSFDRDAALHAAMLTFWRHGYESTSVADLTAAMGITPPSLYGAFGDKKRLFRETVGLYLSAEPPEPAIAAASSAREAAQRLLTASAEGVTGDNTPTGCLLATSALSCSTAAADVQAEIAAIRHGIEAALRARIQTDIDDGTLPDDTDADALAGHMMAMTQGLSTLARDGASREKLLRVVAQAMKAWP, from the coding sequence ATGGAAAGCGCCACCCAGACCCGCCGGAAGACCGGACGCCCCCGATCGTTCGACCGGGACGCGGCCCTGCACGCGGCTATGCTGACCTTCTGGCGGCACGGCTATGAGTCGACCTCCGTGGCAGACTTGACTGCCGCCATGGGGATCACCCCGCCCAGCCTCTATGGAGCCTTCGGCGACAAGAAACGGCTGTTCCGCGAGACCGTCGGGCTCTACCTGTCGGCCGAGCCGCCGGAACCGGCGATCGCCGCCGCTTCCTCGGCGCGCGAAGCGGCCCAGCGGCTGCTGACCGCATCGGCCGAGGGGGTGACCGGGGACAACACCCCCACCGGCTGCCTGCTGGCCACCTCGGCCCTCAGCTGCTCGACCGCCGCCGCCGACGTCCAGGCCGAGATCGCCGCCATCCGCCACGGCATCGAGGCCGCCCTCCGCGCCCGCATCCAGACCGACATCGACGACGGTACCCTGCCGGACGACACGGACGCCGATGCCCTGGCCGGTCATATGATGGCCATGACCCAGGGCCTGTCCACCCTGGCCCGCGATGGGGCCTCGCGCGAGAAGCTGCTGCGGGTGGTGGCGCAGGCGATGAAGGCCTGGCCCTAG
- a CDS encoding aldo/keto reductase — protein sequence MSLSDYRTLGRSGLAVSPLALGTMTFGMARWGMGEDGAREVFDAYAEAGGNFIDTADVYSGGLSEEMIGKFVAERGLRDRMVIATKAGFSTGAGAHNGGSGARHLTAALEGSLQRLKTDHIDLYWLHVWDGVTPAEELLETMSGLVRAGKIRYWGMSNSPAWYVAKVATLAQVRGVPGPVALQYFYSLVSRDVEAELVPVAAEFGLGLQPWSPLAYGLLTGKYDRATVEAGAPRAGGLPSEAASGSEQRPDDDKRLDGANPFGDTLFTDRNWRIVDELRRVAAEAGESPARVALAWVTRRPGVASTLMGVSKAAQVADNVAALDVVLSDAHRAALDAVSAPNLNMIYGLFTPPGRKQMMFGGTGVRGWSD from the coding sequence ATGTCGCTCTCCGATTATCGCACCCTGGGCCGCTCGGGCCTGGCCGTCAGCCCGCTGGCGCTGGGGACCATGACCTTCGGCATGGCGCGCTGGGGCATGGGTGAGGACGGTGCACGGGAAGTGTTCGACGCCTATGCCGAGGCCGGAGGCAATTTCATCGACACGGCCGACGTCTATTCGGGCGGGCTGAGCGAGGAGATGATCGGGAAGTTCGTGGCCGAGCGGGGTCTGCGCGACCGGATGGTGATCGCGACCAAGGCCGGCTTCTCGACCGGGGCCGGGGCCCACAATGGCGGGTCCGGTGCCCGGCATCTGACTGCGGCGCTGGAGGGGTCGCTGCAGCGGCTGAAGACCGACCATATCGACCTGTACTGGCTGCACGTCTGGGACGGGGTGACGCCGGCCGAGGAGTTGCTGGAGACCATGTCCGGCCTCGTCCGTGCGGGCAAGATCCGCTACTGGGGCATGTCGAACTCCCCCGCTTGGTATGTCGCCAAGGTGGCGACCCTGGCGCAGGTGCGGGGTGTCCCGGGACCGGTGGCGCTGCAGTATTTCTATTCTCTGGTCAGCCGGGATGTGGAGGCCGAACTGGTGCCGGTGGCGGCCGAGTTCGGCCTGGGCCTGCAGCCCTGGAGCCCGCTGGCCTATGGCCTGCTGACCGGAAAGTACGACCGCGCCACGGTCGAGGCCGGGGCACCGCGCGCCGGCGGACTGCCCAGCGAAGCGGCCAGCGGTTCGGAGCAGCGGCCGGACGACGACAAGCGTCTCGACGGGGCCAATCCGTTCGGCGACACCCTGTTCACCGACCGAAACTGGCGCATCGTTGATGAGCTGCGCCGGGTGGCGGCGGAGGCCGGCGAGAGCCCGGCCCGGGTCGCCCTGGCCTGGGTCACCCGCCGTCCCGGCGTCGCCTCGACCCTGATGGGGGTCAGCAAGGCCGCCCAAGTGGCGGACAATGTGGCGGCGCTCGACGTGGTCCTGTCCGACGCTCACCGCGCTGCGTTGGACGCGGTCAGTGCGCCGAACCTCAACATGATCTACGGCCTGTTCACGCCCCCCGGCCGCAAACAGATGATGTTCGGCGGCACGGGGGTCCGGGGCTGGTCGGACTGA
- a CDS encoding deoxyguanosinetriphosphate triphosphohydrolase, translating to MSQTPRRSPYAETPDASRGRLVPEAPSRTRNAFARDRDRIIHSTAFRRLKEKTQVFVAHEGDHYRTRLTHSLEVSQIARSLAHALGLDQDLAETIALAHDLGHPPFGHAGEDQLQANMAPWGGFDHNVQTFRVVTDLEVRYPGYRGLNLTWETLEGVIKHNGPVTGMLDAPAWKAIADYGQGWDLRLDGFASLEAQCAAIADDIAYNNHDVDDGVQAGLITLADLADVPLIGPVLLATRRDWPDVDERMIRLEAVRRMIGVMVDDVLAETTRLLAQHAIASVEDVRVAPRAMVQFSPAMLADLGVLRRFLYERMYRHYRVNRTRSQARRILSEMFQLFMAEPEVLPTEWAWAAEGSEARRARAVCDYIAGMTDRYAIAEHSRLFKLDIGHDL from the coding sequence TTGAGCCAGACCCCGCGCCGCAGCCCGTATGCCGAGACGCCGGACGCCTCGCGCGGCCGTCTGGTGCCCGAGGCCCCCAGCCGCACCCGCAACGCCTTCGCGCGCGACCGCGACCGCATCATTCATTCGACCGCCTTCCGCCGGCTGAAGGAAAAAACCCAGGTCTTCGTCGCGCATGAGGGCGATCACTACCGCACCCGCCTGACCCACAGCCTGGAGGTCAGCCAGATCGCCCGCTCCCTGGCCCACGCCCTGGGGCTGGACCAGGACCTGGCCGAGACCATCGCCCTGGCCCACGACCTGGGGCACCCGCCCTTCGGCCATGCCGGCGAAGACCAGCTGCAGGCCAATATGGCGCCGTGGGGCGGCTTCGATCACAACGTCCAGACCTTCCGCGTCGTCACGGATCTGGAGGTCCGCTATCCCGGCTATCGCGGCCTGAACCTGACGTGGGAGACGCTGGAGGGCGTCATCAAGCACAATGGGCCGGTGACGGGGATGCTGGACGCGCCGGCCTGGAAGGCGATCGCGGACTACGGCCAGGGCTGGGACCTGCGGCTGGACGGCTTCGCCTCGCTGGAGGCCCAGTGCGCGGCCATCGCCGACGACATCGCCTACAACAACCACGACGTCGACGACGGGGTCCAGGCCGGGCTGATCACCCTGGCGGATCTGGCCGACGTGCCGCTGATCGGGCCGGTGCTGCTGGCAACGCGCCGCGACTGGCCGGACGTCGACGAGCGGATGATCCGGCTGGAGGCCGTCCGGCGGATGATCGGCGTGATGGTCGACGACGTCCTGGCCGAGACCACCCGGCTGCTGGCCCAGCACGCCATCGCCTCGGTCGAGGACGTGCGGGTCGCGCCCCGCGCCATGGTTCAGTTCTCGCCCGCCATGCTGGCCGACCTGGGGGTGCTGCGGCGCTTCCTGTACGAACGGATGTATCGCCACTACCGGGTCAATCGCACCCGCAGCCAGGCCCGCCGGATCCTCTCCGAGATGTTCCAGCTGTTCATGGCCGAGCCTGAGGTCCTGCCGACCGAATGGGCCTGGGCGGCCGAGGGCAGCGAAGCCCGGCGCGCCCGGGCCGTCTGCGACTATATCGCCGGCATGACCGACCGCTATGCGATCGCCGAGCATTCCCGGCTGTTCAAGCTCGACATCGGCCACGATCTCTGA
- a CDS encoding VOC family protein: protein MAALVYATVGSNRLEEAKAFYDALLGSAGIRPLFEHPSGGRVYGANRMPNFAVLGPHDGEPATVGNGSMYAFAFDTRDEVDAFHARAVELGGTCAGAPGVRGPGLWFSYVRDLDGHKLCAFCMR, encoded by the coding sequence ATGGCCGCGCTCGTTTACGCCACGGTGGGATCCAACCGTCTGGAAGAGGCCAAGGCCTTCTACGACGCCCTGCTCGGCTCCGCCGGCATCCGGCCCCTGTTCGAACATCCGTCCGGCGGGCGGGTCTATGGGGCCAACCGGATGCCGAACTTCGCGGTCCTGGGCCCCCATGACGGCGAGCCGGCAACGGTCGGCAACGGCTCGATGTATGCCTTCGCCTTCGATACCCGCGACGAGGTCGATGCCTTCCACGCCCGGGCCGTCGAACTGGGCGGCACCTGCGCCGGCGCGCCCGGCGTGCGCGGCCCCGGCCTGTGGTTCAGCTACGTCCGCGACCTCGACGGCCACAAGCTCTGCGCCTTCTGCATGCGGTGA
- a CDS encoding ScpA family protein: MAEAFQPNLDFTAVAEVDDRDAFVVDLDGYEGPLHVLLALARNQKVDLLKLSITRLAEQYLAFVHEARRRNFALAADYLVMASWLAYLKSRLLLPRTDKGKGDEPPAEEMAAALAFRLQKLEAMRKASDALQARPQLKRDVFPRGDPQATVIVPSDRIDASLYELMAAYVGQRRREQGRHYNPGQRIEAYPLEEARDWLRDILPRLADWTPLERVAPVRDAEGPSQASLTASTLSASLELVKEGAMVVRQDQAFDALWLKRRGLGQPLELVP; this comes from the coding sequence ATGGCGGAGGCCTTCCAGCCGAATCTGGACTTCACCGCGGTCGCCGAGGTCGATGACCGCGACGCCTTCGTGGTCGATCTGGACGGCTATGAAGGGCCGCTGCACGTGCTGCTCGCCCTGGCCCGGAACCAGAAGGTCGACCTGCTGAAGCTGTCGATCACCCGGCTGGCGGAGCAGTATCTGGCTTTCGTGCATGAGGCGCGGCGGCGGAACTTCGCCCTGGCCGCCGACTATCTCGTGATGGCGTCGTGGCTGGCCTATCTGAAGTCGCGCCTGCTGCTGCCGCGCACCGACAAGGGCAAGGGCGACGAACCGCCGGCCGAGGAGATGGCCGCCGCCCTGGCCTTCCGCCTGCAGAAGCTGGAGGCCATGCGCAAGGCGTCGGACGCCCTGCAGGCCCGACCGCAGCTGAAGCGCGACGTCTTCCCGCGCGGCGATCCCCAGGCCACGGTGATCGTGCCCTCCGACCGGATCGACGCCAGCCTGTACGAGCTGATGGCCGCCTATGTGGGCCAGCGCCGTCGCGAACAGGGCCGCCACTACAACCCCGGCCAGAGGATCGAGGCCTATCCGCTGGAGGAGGCCCGCGACTGGCTGCGGGACATCCTGCCCCGGCTGGCCGACTGGACGCCGCTGGAGCGGGTGGCCCCGGTCCGCGACGCCGAGGGTCCGTCCCAGGCCTCCCTGACCGCCTCGACCCTGTCGGCCAGTCTGGAGCTGGTCAAGGAGGGGGCCATGGTCGTGCGCCAGGACCAAGCCTTCGACGCCCTGTGGCTGAAACGTCGGGGCCTGGGCCAGCCGCTGGAGCTGGTGCCTTGA
- a CDS encoding SPOR domain-containing protein produces MSHDDDHRPHDRAPRERGAYTPPTDDDLPFNRGGFDARRGPPAKAPPVTLIVSAVVLLVLIVVVVLFYRSGLRSSTDAPPAVGTPVTQMRVAPAEDAQPIDPEAGVGLYDQAEDTATAPAFTAPPEMPQPRPLPRPIEAAETAPPATRPAPVAPATRPNPAPVATPAAPPATANAAGGSAAVQIGAFSSTAIADREYAAMAARYPQFARNATKRVQEVTASNGSTVYRTTFTGLSAEDARSFCSAIKSGGGDCLVR; encoded by the coding sequence ATGTCCCACGACGACGATCACCGCCCCCACGACCGCGCCCCCCGCGAACGCGGGGCCTATACGCCGCCGACCGACGACGACCTGCCCTTCAACCGGGGAGGGTTCGACGCCCGACGCGGACCGCCGGCCAAGGCCCCGCCCGTGACCCTGATCGTCAGCGCCGTCGTGCTTCTGGTGCTGATCGTCGTCGTGGTCCTGTTTTACCGCTCCGGCCTGCGCTCCTCGACCGACGCCCCGCCCGCCGTGGGCACGCCGGTGACCCAGATGCGCGTCGCTCCGGCCGAGGACGCCCAGCCGATCGATCCCGAGGCCGGCGTCGGCCTCTACGACCAGGCCGAGGACACCGCGACGGCCCCCGCCTTCACCGCCCCGCCGGAAATGCCCCAGCCCCGCCCCCTGCCGCGCCCGATCGAGGCGGCCGAGACCGCGCCGCCCGCGACCCGTCCGGCCCCGGTCGCGCCGGCGACCCGGCCGAACCCGGCACCGGTCGCCACCCCCGCGGCGCCGCCCGCGACGGCGAACGCCGCCGGCGGTTCGGCCGCCGTGCAGATCGGGGCCTTCTCCTCGACCGCCATCGCCGACAGGGAATACGCCGCCATGGCCGCCCGCTATCCTCAGTTCGCCCGCAACGCCACCAAGCGGGTGCAGGAGGTGACGGCGTCCAACGGCTCGACCGTCTATCGCACCACCTTCACCGGCCTGAGCGCCGAGGACGCCCGCAGCTTCTGCTCGGCGATCAAGTCGGGCGGCGGCGACTGTCTGGTGCGATAG
- the nagZ gene encoding beta-N-acetylhexosaminidase, with the protein MTSAAIYGCSGLELTEAEQAFFAEVRPWGFILFRRNVDNPDQVRRLTAALRASVGRDAPILVDQEGGRVQRLGPPHWPKYPPGDAYLKATNDPLSARELARLGGRLMAHDLKAVGINVDCAPVLDVPVPGAHDIIGDRAYANDPALVTQLGRAMAEGLLAGGVLPVIKHMPGHGRAFGDTHKELPTVHADLDTLDAWDFAPFKAMSDMPIGMTAHIVFTAIDKKRPATQSRKAIRMIRERLGFGGLLLSDDLVMNALSGTLTERAEKSLKAGCDLVIHWNGDLDEMRQVAEGVGKLKGRSARRAEAALARIVHTPEPLDVRAARDRFDALLSGRLDAAKGPDVGEAQA; encoded by the coding sequence TTGACCAGCGCCGCCATCTACGGCTGCTCGGGTCTCGAGCTGACGGAGGCCGAGCAGGCCTTCTTCGCCGAGGTCCGGCCGTGGGGCTTCATCCTGTTCCGGCGCAATGTCGACAATCCGGATCAGGTCCGCCGCCTGACCGCCGCCCTGCGCGCCAGCGTCGGCCGCGACGCCCCGATCCTGGTCGATCAGGAGGGCGGGCGGGTTCAGCGGCTGGGGCCGCCGCACTGGCCCAAATATCCGCCGGGCGACGCCTATCTGAAAGCCACCAACGATCCGCTGTCTGCGCGCGAACTGGCCCGGCTGGGCGGCCGGCTGATGGCCCACGACCTGAAGGCCGTCGGCATCAACGTCGACTGCGCCCCTGTGCTGGACGTGCCCGTGCCGGGGGCCCACGACATCATCGGCGACCGGGCCTATGCGAACGACCCGGCCCTGGTGACGCAGCTGGGTCGGGCGATGGCCGAGGGCCTGCTGGCCGGAGGTGTCCTGCCAGTGATCAAACACATGCCGGGCCACGGGCGGGCGTTCGGCGACACCCACAAGGAACTGCCGACGGTCCATGCCGATCTGGACACGCTCGACGCCTGGGATTTCGCGCCATTCAAGGCGATGTCCGACATGCCGATCGGCATGACGGCGCACATCGTCTTCACCGCCATCGACAAGAAGCGTCCCGCCACCCAGTCGAGAAAGGCGATCCGGATGATCCGCGAGCGTCTGGGCTTCGGCGGTCTGCTGCTGTCCGACGACCTGGTCATGAACGCCCTGTCGGGGACCCTGACCGAGCGGGCCGAGAAATCCCTGAAGGCCGGCTGCGACCTGGTCATCCACTGGAACGGCGACCTCGACGAGATGCGGCAGGTGGCCGAAGGTGTCGGCAAGCTGAAGGGCCGGTCGGCCCGGCGTGCCGAGGCGGCCTTGGCCCGGATCGTCCACACACCCGAGCCGCTCGATGTGCGGGCGGCACGAGACCGGTTCGACGCCCTGCTGAGCGGACGACTGGACGCTGCGAAGGGACCGGACGTCGGCGAGGCCCAGGCATGA
- a CDS encoding flagellar biosynthetic protein FliO — MNFLDLARAVFGLAFTLGLIGLAAWAARRYAPQILARLSAERGERRMTVVETLVLDPARRLVLVKIDDEERLILLGEGRELIEPRGTDK, encoded by the coding sequence ATGAACTTCCTCGATCTCGCGCGCGCCGTCTTCGGCCTCGCCTTCACCCTGGGCCTGATCGGCCTGGCCGCCTGGGCGGCGCGTCGCTATGCGCCCCAGATCCTGGCCCGGCTGAGCGCCGAGCGCGGTGAGCGGCGCATGACCGTGGTCGAGACCCTGGTGCTGGACCCGGCGCGGCGGCTGGTCCTAGTCAAGATCGACGACGAAGAGCGGCTGATCCTGCTGGGCGAGGGCCGCGAGCTGATTGAGCCGCGGGGGACGGACAAGTGA
- a CDS encoding HU family DNA-binding protein yields the protein MTTQAELIAAVSKDAGVSQADAGRVLESFVKTIHASLIDGGDVRISNLGVFDTADRAAREGRNPATGETIKIAASKAVRFRVSKPLKDAVNK from the coding sequence ATGACCACCCAAGCTGAACTCATCGCCGCCGTCTCCAAGGATGCCGGTGTCTCGCAGGCCGACGCCGGTCGCGTGCTGGAATCCTTCGTCAAGACCATCCATGCGTCGCTGATCGACGGCGGTGACGTGCGCATCTCCAACCTGGGCGTGTTCGACACCGCCGACCGCGCCGCCCGCGAAGGCCGCAACCCGGCGACGGGCGAGACCATCAAGATCGCCGCCTCCAAGGCCGTGCGCTTCCGCGTGTCCAAGCCGCTGAAAGACGCCGTCAACAAGTAA
- a CDS encoding flagellar hook-basal body complex protein FliE → MNPLMAAKAYAATQGTGGASAGAAVAGGPDFSQMLQGVMGDMTQQTRVAETQMTQTVQGQGSMIDMVTAVSSAEASLETVIAVRDQVISAYQEIMRMPI, encoded by the coding sequence ATGAACCCCTTGATGGCGGCGAAGGCCTATGCGGCTACCCAGGGCACGGGTGGGGCCAGCGCCGGGGCGGCCGTCGCCGGCGGTCCCGACTTCTCCCAGATGCTGCAGGGGGTCATGGGCGACATGACCCAGCAGACCCGCGTGGCCGAGACCCAGATGACCCAGACGGTCCAGGGCCAGGGCTCGATGATCGACATGGTCACCGCCGTCTCCAGCGCCGAGGCCTCGCTGGAAACCGTCATCGCCGTCCGCGACCAGGTGATCTCCGCCTATCAGGAGATCATGCGGATGCCGATCTGA
- a CDS encoding iron-sulfur cluster assembly accessory protein: MTSVQSTPPTFTLSARTPEGIVLSDSAAKRLAKLGEVEGHPVLLRVAVEGGGCSGFQYRLDLVETGEADDLRIEAGGQAALVDPVSVPFLKGSEIAWVDELAGAQFVIRNPNAATSCGCGVSFSV, from the coding sequence ATGACCTCCGTCCAATCGACGCCCCCGACCTTCACCCTCTCGGCCCGCACGCCCGAGGGGATCGTGCTGTCCGACAGCGCGGCGAAGCGGCTGGCGAAGCTGGGCGAGGTCGAGGGCCATCCTGTGCTGCTGCGGGTCGCCGTCGAGGGCGGCGGCTGCTCCGGCTTCCAGTACCGTCTGGACCTGGTCGAGACGGGCGAGGCCGACGATCTGCGCATCGAAGCCGGGGGCCAGGCGGCCCTGGTCGATCCGGTGTCGGTTCCCTTTCTCAAGGGATCGGAGATCGCCTGGGTCGACGAGCTGGCCGGAGCCCAGTTCGTGATCCGCAATCCCAATGCGGCCACCAGCTGCGGCTGTGGAGTCAGTTTCTCGGTTTGA
- the flgC gene encoding flagellar basal body rod protein FlgC, whose protein sequence is MSDPINGRNGTPRNSAMAVAASALTAQQSRMRVIAENIANAESTARTAGGQPYRRQIPVFEARQIDGATGVSLAEVRPDQSDFRREYDPTHPAADADGYVLRPNVDTLIESMDMREAQRAYEANLNVIETARTMDSRTLDILKR, encoded by the coding sequence ATGTCGGATCCGATCAACGGCCGCAACGGCACGCCGCGCAACAGCGCCATGGCGGTCGCGGCCTCGGCCCTGACGGCCCAGCAGTCGCGCATGCGGGTCATCGCCGAGAACATCGCCAATGCCGAATCCACCGCCCGCACCGCCGGGGGACAACCCTATCGCCGCCAGATCCCGGTGTTCGAGGCGCGCCAGATCGACGGGGCCACGGGCGTGTCCCTGGCCGAGGTCCGGCCCGACCAGAGCGACTTCCGCCGCGAATACGACCCGACCCACCCGGCCGCCGATGCCGACGGCTACGTGTTGCGGCCGAATGTCGACACCCTGATCGAGTCCATGGACATGCGCGAGGCGCAGCGGGCCTATGAGGCCAATCTGAACGTCATCGAGACCGCGCGGACGATGGACAGCCGCACCCTCGACATTCTCAAGCGATAG
- the ykgO gene encoding type B 50S ribosomal protein L36: protein MKVRSSLKSLKTRHRDCKVVRRKGVVFVINKTDPRFKAKQG, encoded by the coding sequence ATGAAGGTCCGCAGCTCGCTCAAGTCGCTCAAGACCCGCCACCGCGACTGCAAGGTCGTGCGCCGCAAGGGCGTCGTCTTCGTGATCAACAAGACCGACCCGCGCTTCAAAGCCAAGCAGGGCTGA
- the fliP gene encoding flagellar type III secretion system pore protein FliP (The bacterial flagellar biogenesis protein FliP forms a type III secretion system (T3SS)-type pore required for flagellar assembly.): MFVVPTRAEFVQALKLSLLTTLICLAWPVAAFAQDAAAAASSGAAINLDLGTGAGLTERVVQLVGLMTVLSLAPSIVIMTTSFVRIIVVLSLLRTALGMQQSPPNAVLVSLALFLSAIVMAPTWQDAYDSGIRPLMDQQMELPQAFDLAAEPVKTFMLAQVDPGDLALFTRLSQIEAPTAAADLPLRVVTPAFMISELKTAFEIGFLLFVPFLVIDLVVASVLMSMGMMMLPPVVISLPFKLIFFVLVDGWRLVAGSLVESFRQASGAG; encoded by the coding sequence CTGTTCGTCGTCCCGACCCGCGCCGAGTTCGTCCAGGCGTTGAAGCTGTCCCTCCTGACCACCCTGATCTGCCTGGCCTGGCCGGTCGCGGCCTTCGCCCAGGACGCGGCGGCGGCGGCGTCGTCGGGGGCGGCGATCAATCTGGATCTGGGCACCGGGGCCGGGCTGACCGAACGGGTGGTACAACTCGTGGGTCTGATGACGGTGCTGTCGCTGGCCCCGTCGATCGTCATCATGACCACCAGCTTCGTGCGCATCATCGTGGTGCTGTCGCTGCTGAGGACGGCCCTGGGCATGCAGCAGTCGCCGCCGAACGCCGTTCTCGTTTCGCTTGCATTGTTCCTGAGCGCCATCGTCATGGCCCCGACCTGGCAGGACGCCTATGATTCGGGCATCCGACCGCTGATGGATCAGCAGATGGAACTGCCCCAGGCGTTCGATCTGGCGGCGGAACCCGTGAAAACTTTCATGCTGGCCCAGGTCGATCCCGGAGACCTGGCGCTGTTCACCCGGCTGAGCCAGATCGAGGCCCCAACCGCGGCGGCCGACCTGCCCCTGCGCGTGGTCACGCCGGCCTTCATGATCAGCGAACTGAAGACCGCCTTCGAGATCGGATTTCTCCTTTTCGTTCCGTTCCTTGTGATCGATCTGGTGGTCGCCAGCGTGCTGATGTCGATGGGGATGATGATGCTGCCGCCGGTGGTGATTTCCCTGCCCTTCAAACTGATCTTCTTCGTGCTGGTGGACGGGTGGCGGCTGGTCGCGGGAAGCCTGGTCGAGAGCTTCCGCCAGGCCTCCGGCGCCGGCTGA
- the scpB gene encoding SMC-Scp complex subunit ScpB — protein sequence MSGLTFAPDEAEIERRVEALLFAAAGPLTAAEIARRLPEGADAGRAIAALRTRYEGRGVELACVADRWAFRTAADLGFLMTEEREEPRRLSRAALETLAIIAYHQPVTRAEIESVRGVSLSRGTLDLLLEMGFVRLRGRRRSPGRPVTYATADRFLEQFGLASLSDLPGVAEMKAAGLLDLSLPTGFELPDPSRGADDEDPIEEGEAPEFAQDFVGD from the coding sequence TTGAGTGGCCTGACCTTCGCCCCCGACGAGGCCGAGATCGAGCGGCGGGTCGAGGCCCTGCTGTTCGCGGCCGCCGGCCCGCTGACCGCCGCCGAGATCGCCCGGCGGCTGCCCGAGGGGGCCGATGCGGGCCGCGCCATCGCGGCCCTGCGGACCCGCTATGAGGGGCGGGGGGTCGAGCTGGCCTGCGTCGCCGACCGCTGGGCCTTCCGCACCGCCGCCGACCTCGGCTTCCTGATGACCGAGGAACGGGAGGAGCCGCGCCGCCTGTCCAGGGCCGCGCTCGAGACCCTGGCCATCATCGCCTATCATCAGCCGGTCACCCGGGCGGAGATCGAGAGCGTGCGGGGGGTGTCGCTGTCGCGCGGCACCCTGGACCTGCTGCTGGAGATGGGCTTCGTCCGGCTGAGGGGCCGTCGGCGGAGCCCGGGGCGCCCGGTCACCTATGCCACCGCCGACCGGTTCCTGGAGCAGTTCGGCCTGGCCAGCCTGTCCGACCTGCCGGGCGTGGCCGAGATGAAGGCCGCCGGCCTGCTGGACCTGTCGCTGCCGACCGGGTTCGAACTGCCGGACCCGTCGCGCGGAGCCGATGACGAGGACCCGATCGAGGAGGGCGAGGCCCCCGAGTTCGCCCAGGACTTCGTCGGCGACTGA